A single Roseinatronobacter monicus DNA region contains:
- a CDS encoding branched-chain amino acid aminotransferase: MAVGKDIVTWVDGQWHKGNAPIIGAADHAAWLGSQVFDGARQFEGVRPDLDLHAARIIRSAEAMGMVAPVDAATVQGLMEEGCAKFAPDAELYLRPMMWSRESSPGIIDALPDSTGFAICIEALEMPAPGAFSLTVSPFCRPRPDMALTEAKAGSLYANNARIMAEARKRGYSNALSLDVDGHVAETASTNVFMVRDGVVLTPVPNGMFLNGITRQRVIALLRADGVDVVETSLTLEDFQQASEIFVTGNIAKVMPVTRYLERELGTPRMGLRARELYWDYALSHRA; this comes from the coding sequence ATGGCAGTCGGCAAGGACATCGTCACATGGGTGGATGGCCAATGGCATAAAGGCAACGCGCCGATCATCGGGGCGGCCGATCATGCCGCATGGCTTGGCTCGCAAGTGTTCGATGGGGCGCGGCAGTTTGAAGGGGTGCGCCCTGATCTGGACCTGCACGCCGCCCGCATCATCCGGTCCGCCGAGGCGATGGGCATGGTGGCACCTGTCGATGCGGCAACCGTTCAAGGATTGATGGAAGAGGGCTGCGCCAAGTTTGCGCCCGATGCGGAGTTGTATCTGCGCCCGATGATGTGGTCGCGCGAATCCAGTCCCGGAATTATCGACGCCCTGCCCGACAGTACCGGCTTTGCAATCTGCATCGAGGCGCTGGAAATGCCCGCACCAGGCGCGTTTTCGCTGACCGTTTCGCCATTTTGCCGCCCGCGCCCCGATATGGCGCTGACCGAAGCCAAAGCAGGATCACTCTATGCCAACAACGCGCGCATCATGGCAGAGGCGCGTAAGCGGGGCTATTCCAACGCGTTGTCGCTGGATGTGGACGGGCATGTGGCCGAGACGGCCTCGACCAATGTGTTTATGGTGCGCGACGGGGTGGTGCTGACGCCGGTTCCCAATGGCATGTTCCTCAATGGTATCACCCGCCAACGCGTGATCGCGCTGTTGCGCGCAGACGGGGTAGACGTGGTCGAGACCAGCCTGACGCTGGAGGATTTTCAGCAGGCGTCAGAGATTTTTGTGACCGGCAATATTGCAAAAGTGATGCCCGTGACACGCTATCTGGAGC